TGTGAAAATCTAAATTTTGCAAGGGGTTTTATATAAAATAGGCAGAAATGCtgctgaaatttttataaaataattttaccgcTACGtttccttttcaaaaaaaaatggaaaagtgagTTGCTTCGGCGAtgaaatgtgacattttatatctGGATCCAACAACTGGGTTAGGTATAAGGTGTCACAGGGACGATCAAACGTTAGAGGTCTAAATCCTAATCAGATTTTctcatttttaaattcaattcaatttctgaTCGTATGAGTGACACAGTAAGGAGAAACAAAAATAATTCACATTTTGCACATAGTAAGATTCAAACTTAAAACTTAAGGGTCAGCTAAAGCCTTACCACTAAATCAACAAGCTTATTCTTGCTAACAACTCaccaaaaataaaagataatcTAGATGTGGCAAGCTAGATATAGgaataaaaatacttaaaattcaAGAGAAAAAATTTAACACAGGGCCTCAAGCACATAAAAAAAACTCTTAACCATTAAACCTAGCCAATTTTCTTTACATGATTCTTAGAACTTTAATCCCAAAATTTTTAATGACACACACTGCATGCATCCATGCATGAAAATACCAAGACGAAGAAGGAAAAAAGATCAAAGGCCCAAAAGGGCTCCACATATCACTTCCCCATGGATTACGGTTCTCAGGTTTACTAAAGGAGACAATAATATTTTGCTTTCCTTCTGCTTAACCTATATATAGTTCTATAGCTTTTAactgattttatttgttttgattgtacaaaaaaaaaaaaagtaaatgttgacaccattttttttgacaaaaacggggtcgacttgggttttaatgaaaacagaaaaaaacaggagtcgccaccaatccctttatttaatgatgtgtgattggatcacctcgaaagtggttgtttttaataaacggtttgattttattaaaacaacgattttggtctacgtaaTTCAAAagaacgagttcgggagtcggttacgtacgaggaaggattagcaccctcataacgcccaaaattggtacctagttgattagttaatgtcttaatgtcgagaattgaaaactttgaagaattaaaaaaatacgattattgtattaaaatgttgagaatttttgggaaaagaagcatatttcacgttaatcgagaaaaaaacatcatatccagtaagttaggacacaatgtctcgaattctcgatacgcgaatgaatgccaaaatttacttgtttaaaagatatttaattatctcgggtttagaaaagggatcatgcccagtaagttaggacatgatcttttcttaattcccgagattgcttaaaaaaattgagtttgaaaagaaTCGTgtctttagatttattgtgaaagtcgaaacccagtaagttagggtacgactttcccaaatctaaacacgaaattttgtttattcaaaaagtcataattcatacattgaatgaaataatttaaCACGAAATATTAGAAATAAGATACGATGTTAATATgcataactaaataaatatgaaTACGATGATGTAAAAACAACACGAGTAATTGCaacgaaaataagaaaaataaaaagcacagaccaataacatacaaaatagcaatgtatacaagcaaataaaattaaagcattcgttcaaaataataatgaaagtgtaaataaatgaataaacaaagaaaatgtataaaactttaaaagtataaaagatatatatatgtgtacatacataaaattatggaaatataaaaataatgaaatacatataaaaagtaGGTGTATATGTATAGGTTtacaaaagttaaaatatgcACCTATGTATTATAAGAAaggtatgcatgtatatatatttccaagaataaaataataaaaagtatataggtatatatgaatatatatatatatgataaaacgTATGTATATAAGCTATAAAAAAAGGTTTATAaagagatatatatataataagacatatagatatataataagatataaagatatatagatataaggtatatatatatacgtatacgaAAATTAAAAATGgcatataaatatgtaaatatgtaagtaaatcttaatatatatatatatagaaataatataCGCGCATATATAGTAAATGTAAAAAAAGAAGTAAGGCCTACTTATGATATTTTTTACTATACGTaggtacatatacatatataataatcttttagacataaaaaaaaaagaaaaaaaaaacacaaatgaaATAAAGACAATAATatcaataagaaaaaaatatttaatttaatgggGAGAATAAGTATAGTAGTCGATTTAGGATCACAACAAATTTTAGGGCCGTAATTAAAGATAAAAGagacaaaaaggactaaattataacacGCATGAAAAGCGGAGGACTAAATAGGGAAATAACCCCTGTCGATTAAACGACGCCGTTCCAACGAAGTCAAAGCGCATGGTTTAGGGACCAAACTGAAACAGAAACAAAATTCGATGCCAAAAttgcaaatataaaaaaatttgcattGAATACGCCGCAAAGGAGGGAGGACCTATGTCGCAAATATCCCCCTAAggcaaaacgcgcggatccttccccctGGGCCGGGTCACCGCGCAGGTCAAGGGgtctcaaaacgacgccgttttgttaactcattaaaactattttttttacaaaaattcatttttttagttgaagataaaaaaaaatttcaaaacaattttttctCCTCTCTGTTTTTTTAAAAACGACGACCCCTCCCCTCCCTTCTCTCAAAACTTCGACCATTAAGGCCTTTTCGGCCTCCGGCGCACCGCAATCATGGCCCTAGGCCGACGGCGAGGGAAATGGGCTACTCGGCCCTCCCATCGCAGCGCACCAAAGCTCGGCCAACAACCCAAAGGACCGAGGGCTTTAGATCCCTCTTTAGAAACCTATTCCGACGACAGTAAGAGGTCCTCCGACGACGGAGCCACGGGTGATTCAGGTATATTTCATTTCCTTCTCCCCTTTTTTTGTTTTcgtatatacaaaaataaaaaaaataataacaataataagagATCGAAATCTAAAAGAAACTAAGATGTAATCACCTTGAAACTAGTTTctctgtttttatttttgaatctCTATTTCAATCTGTTTTTTTGTTACAAAAGTTCCCCCTTTTACAATCAGATGATGGAGGCTCTTATAGCCTGTTTACAATATTTGCTACTGTCTTTTTTTTCCTTGCTTGCAGGTGTTGACGCTGATGGAGTAGGTGGTGTGGTAGGGTGGCCGACGTGACAGAAGGCCAGGGGTTAGGTGCGGCAGTGGCATTGGCAATGGCGGCTGAGGGCAGGTAGGCTAGGGCTTCagttttctgaaaccctagtttgactggGTTCTAGGCCTGTTGGGCCTATTGGGCCAACTGTATTGGGTCGTTTGGGCTCTGCTGGTTGGGCTTGTTTTGTTTGGGTTAGGCTGGGCAAATATTGGGCTGTACAGTAAAAGTTTAATTACTAAAGCGAAAAGTTTCTACTTTTTTATAATATCTTTTTATGTTTAAAAGTTTTTGACATAATtacaaatgaataaatgaataactTTAATATGATTACATATACAAACGAATCTTATAAGAGGTagagaaaaagaataaataaatcaatattaCAACATGGGctaacaataattaattaatgttgTGGATGATAAAGAATTAATAGGTGGTGGAATTGTTAGAAATGGCAGAAGAAGCTTTCTTGAAACATTTGGGGGTAGATCTGATCCAGCTCTTGCCGCCAATCACGTTCTTTGTCAAGAAAATCTCCGCCTCTTTGGTCGTCAACTGTTGCGACCATTCAACCCTTTTCCTATTATTGGCTCCTGGTCCATAACATTTATATTCTTTGTAGAATACCGTGCTGCAAATATCAGACAAGAAAATTGTTAAACTTCGgttcaaatttaaaatgataaacaAATAGATAAACATATTACATTGCGTTTCTTTTATGTTACCTTTGCTTGGATGAGTCACCCCAGTCATCCCAACCCTGGGGTAGTATGACATTGGACATATATGTTAGGGCAAATATGACTCTGGAATATAGGCCCCATGGCCTTCCTAATACAGCAGTCCTCACCCCAGTTATCTTGCAACCCGGGAATGTAAACCCTGTCTCTTCTGATGGTGACTCCCTTCGTTGGGCTGTAATTGATGCATCTCCTTCTGAGAGCGTATGTAAATGACACCTCTGAAATAACTGCCACACAAATTCATATGTAAGTTACTCTTCATTCAATTAAAATTCTCATATCCAACACATACTTGGACATGATCATATGGGATATAATCTCTTAAAGATCCTCCAAATATTTTGAACACATTTATGCATCCAACACTTATAGAATATTACCAAGTAATCGATTGCTAAAATATGTTACCTCAAAAAGGGAAGCGGCATTCCCAAAAATGAAGTCCACGGCTCCTTCAATGTAACAATTGCTGTAATAATGTCTTCCGGTGTCATCTAGCAATGTATCTTGGTAAGATAGAATTCTGCATCCAAAGAAAGCAGCCCTATCTCCAGACACTCGTAATGCCACTGCTTTAGCTCCAGGCCCGTACGTATTCTATTCACCAAAGTTATACACAAACATTCAGTTAACTTGAAAAATTAATTGTGCATTCTATACTCTACATTTACATGCATGGAGATGTTATATATACCTGAATTGTGAGATATCGGCCAACAAAATCTGAAGACAACACAGTGAAAGTAGCTGATTCAAATATATTCCCACTGTCACTCCCAGTAATTACAGTACCATTTGGCTTTGAACCACTTAACGTAATAAAAGGTTTATCAGTAGGAACTACAATCTTTTCATTATAGATTCCAGGCTCAACCAATATGAAAACAACTTCTTTGTTGTCTGATGGCACAGCATCAATAGCGTCTTGTATCTTCTCATAGTCTCCTTTTCCTGATTGGTCGACTCTTATAAATAAAGCTGTTGTTGAAGTTTGAGTAGCGTTTGCTCGAGGGGTACTCGCCATTAACGTGAATAATGTTATGAAAAAGATGAAAGCAGCCATCGTTGCAAAACACAAGATTGTAATTAGCTCAAGGATATGGTGAAGTAAATGATGAAGAAATGTTAATGTACGATGACTGGTTTTGTTATGAACAAATTGTGGTGGATATTgttgtttttatattttcgaggGGCTGATTTCTTGCGATGGAAGTGTGACATATAAACATGAAATTTGAAGCCACCGTGTGTGGATTAACATAACATTATATCAAAGAAAAAGGCTGCGGTTGCCGCTTACACAAGCTGCCGGCAACTAGAAATTTTGTTAGAAACTCGGCACTTGTAATTTAAAATGAGTTTAATAATGGTTCATGAATCTCAATTAGGGATGGGAAACTAGTACGTAACCGTTGATTCCGACCAAATAATCTTAGTAGAATTTTCTTTAACTGGGTTATATCGAGagaattgattttttattaaatatatggtctgtacaaattaattttatttatctaaaGATATTAGTGTTTCTTACCGTATGTAATTGTGATATACGAGTCTCTGTCTCATCTTCTTGTATGTTATATGTAAGTTTTGTTCAattgtttttggttttttatcTAGTTTTACGTCTTGTGCTTTGTACTAGTTTAATTTTACTTTGTAGTTGATCACatatatatcaataatatattGTACTTGCGAATGTACTGTATTTATAATAGTAAACTCTAAAAAAAAAGACTTATTTCATCACATGCgattcataaaaaattttaaaaaaaatttaacaaatctcgaaaaataattttttttgcacCAATAAAAAAGTATACTTAGATTGAAAACAAATAAAAGTTTAACAATTCAGTCAACTTTTACatctaaaaaaatttatctaaactttaaggattaaaactaaaatttctaaagaaaataaaataaaaaacaggaGAATGATAAGGATTAAATACGTCAATTATAAATTAGAACAAAGTTTTTTAAGCATTGAATGATTATAGAAGTACATTTAGtggaaaattaataaaacaaattaattttattaattatctcTCTACGGtagtaataatttatttaattgtcaaattcaagAAACTAATTTAATTTAGCCTCAATTGAAAGGAATAGATTAGGTTGGGCTTCTTGAAATTGAAGTTAGAACTGTTCATTTGGACAAATGTTGTAACTATTTTTGCAATATTTTTAATTGCAAGTCTTGAGATTGCTTAAAAACTACCTTACGGTCTATCAACTTTCTGGTTCAAATTCTTTGTTGGCTTTTGACCTTTGCAAACTGGCTTGGGCTTTGCTTATGTTTTAATACTTTTGGGTCAGCTGATTGATTAAGTTTCAAATGTAGTCACAATCTACCTGAAAAGGAGTCTATTGATTAAGGCCAACTCTTCATCAATCCGGGTTAAATTATCTTATCTTTAAGTTGAAATGTTAGAGcagttgaattaaaatgttaaactaaaTGAGAATTAGatgtcaaaatttttaattatatttcttctCCAATCCCATGCCGACGactctttgtattttttttaaaaggtatacaactacttatttaaaattaaattagtgtAAAGCACAATAGACGAAGGATTCAAATTTAGCATTGCTCCAATTGAACTATTAGTAGAAATATGTCATTTGAATTCATTTGCACCAAATCCAAATTCTACCTCAAACAAACAacaccttaattttgagttttgtgacgATGGAAAATAAATGTGGGAGAGAGTGGTAATACTTTTATGAGgtttgtaataggccaatttgcccggcccgtaataaaatcaaatcaaaacaataaaataaaccaaacaaaattaataacagtCCAAATGTCCATTTACAGACCCACCAAGCCCAAATaacccaaaattacatcaaacccAAGACCCGAAAAATAGCTAAACCTAACCCAAAACCAAatcggcccaaatggcccaacacCAGAAAACCCAAATTGGAAATGGAAAATTCCTAGGGTTTCCAGAGGATCTAAGCGCCGCAAGCTCTACCCCCGCACAAGCCACTCCCCACGCACGCAGTGCCATCACGAGCCTCCAGCTGGCCTCGTACGGCCTCGCACCTGCAAAGCAAAGGACAAGCAAACGAAAACAAACCAGCAACAGCAGAAATACACACGAAAAAAGGTAGCAAAGAGGAGGGGAAAAAAACAGATAACTGGaggattttgatttttattttttgtatttttttggggGATATAAAACCCCATTTTTCTGTATTGAAAGGGGCTTCTTTTTCCTCTACACACGAGATCAACACACACAGACACACATTGTAAAAAAGAGGGGtagaaaatcaatacaaaaaagaaaggttttcttttcttcggttctcttttcttctccgatggtttttttttcttttttcgttttGTTATTAGCCTCgtataagcatatatatatatagagcaaataataaaaaaaggggaaGTTAGAGCTCGTAACTGGCAGTGCAGTTTTAGCCCTCTTCGTCGTCACCGGAGAATGGGTTAAGACCGGCAACTGTTCGAATGCTCAGTACCTAGAGTGGCGCCGAACCCCTCCTCCGTTCCGGCCGAGATGAATAGGCGAAGGGGGGTTTGATTTTGAAACGGCGCAGAGTGCTTAGGGTATTTTGGTTTTAGTTTTTTAGCACATTAGGTTTAGATTaggtttttttagtattttatgttaattatagAAACGGCGCCGTATGGAGCCATGACCCGATGACCCGATCCGATCGTGGCTTGACCCGTGTGTTTTGGAAGGGGAGGGTTATTTGCGCTCCAGGTCCTCCTTGTTTGTGTTTGGTTTCAAGTTAGTTTATGCTGCTT
The genomic region above belongs to Gossypium hirsutum isolate 1008001.06 chromosome D05, Gossypium_hirsutum_v2.1, whole genome shotgun sequence and contains:
- the LOC107903125 gene encoding putative pectinesterase 11, yielding MAAFIFFITLFTLMASTPRANATQTSTTALFIRVDQSGKGDYEKIQDAIDAVPSDNKEVVFILVEPGIYNEKIVVPTDKPFITLSGSKPNGTVITGSDSGNIFESATFTVLSSDFVGRYLTIQNTYGPGAKAVALRVSGDRAAFFGCRILSYQDTLLDDTGRHYYSNCYIEGAVDFIFGNAASLFERCHLHTLSEGDASITAQRRESPSEETGFTFPGCKITGVRTAVLGRPWGLYSRVIFALTYMSNVILPQGWDDWGDSSKQSTVFYKEYKCYGPGANNRKRVEWSQQLTTKEAEIFLTKNVIGGKSWIRSTPKCFKKASSAISNNSTTY